The nucleotide sequence CAGCCGTGGCCGAAGACGTTCTTGGGCACCGGCAGGCCGGCGGCCATGAGCATGGCCGGCCAGATGACGGCGTGGAACCGCGCGATGTCCTTGCCGACGAGGTGCATGGCGGGCCAGCGGCGGGCGAACTGCTCGTCGTCGACGCCGTAGCCGATCGCGGTCACGTAGTTGAGCAGTGCGTCGAACCAGACGTAGACGACGTGAGAGTCGTCCCACGGCACCTTGATGCCCCAGTCGAACGACGCGCGCGAGATCGAGAGGTCGCGCAGGCCCTGCTTGACGAACTGCACGATCTCGTTGCGGACGCTCTCGGGCTGAATGAAGTCGCGCTGCGACTCGTACAGGTCGAGCAGCGGCTGCTCGAAGTCGCTCATGCGGAAGAAGTAGTTGCTCTCCTTCAAGAGCTCGACCGGCTTGGAGTGGATCGCGCAGACCAGCTCGCCCTCGTAGGGGCCGGTGCCGTCGACGAGGTCGGAGAGCTGCTTGTACTCCTCACAGCCGACGCAGTAGTAGCCCTCGAACTCGCCCTGGTAGATGAAGCCGTCGTCGTAGAGCTTCTGGAGGAAGCGCTTCACGCCCTCCTCGTGCCGCACGTCGGTGGTGCGGATGAAGTCGTCGTTCGTGATGTCGATCGCCTGCAGGAGGGGCTTCCACGCCTCCTCGACGAGGCGGTCGGCCCACGCCTTGGGCGTGACCTCGTGGCTGACGGCGGTGCGCTGGATCTTCTGCCCGTGCTCGTCGGTGCCGGTCAGCAGCCAGGTGTCGTCGCCGCGCTGGCGGTGCCAGCGGGCGAGCACGTCGGCCGCCACCTCGGTGTACGCGTGGCCGATGTGGGGCACGTCGTT is from Frondihabitans australicus and encodes:
- the metG gene encoding methionine--tRNA ligase; protein product: MPAGDSFYVTTPIFYVNDVPHIGHAYTEVAADVLARWHRQRGDDTWLLTGTDEHGQKIQRTAVSHEVTPKAWADRLVEEAWKPLLQAIDITNDDFIRTTDVRHEEGVKRFLQKLYDDGFIYQGEFEGYYCVGCEEYKQLSDLVDGTGPYEGELVCAIHSKPVELLKESNYFFRMSDFEQPLLDLYESQRDFIQPESVRNEIVQFVKQGLRDLSISRASFDWGIKVPWDDSHVVYVWFDALLNYVTAIGYGVDDEQFARRWPAMHLVGKDIARFHAVIWPAMLMAAGLPVPKNVFGHGWLLVGGEKMSKSKLTGIAPQQITDTFGVDAFRYYFMRAITFGQDGNFSWEDISARYQAELANGFGNLASRIIAMITRYFGGTVPVAGELTDADLAIRETELRVTAEADAAIGRYAIHEAVATIWELVDALNGYITEQEPWVLAKDEATRDRLATVLNTALRGLGTLTVLLSPFIPGAAHRLWASIGQGELTSQNIDRAAEWSSAPSVTPLESTLFPRIEQPEEGAA